A portion of the Motacilla alba alba isolate MOTALB_02 chromosome 19, Motacilla_alba_V1.0_pri, whole genome shotgun sequence genome contains these proteins:
- the ABHD15 gene encoding protein ABHD15 has product MLSPEGLVAAAAVLVGLGLLAWCLWAGRLEAPGDVGEEDEEAEEEGIPFMAEEGSGHCRLLCKPSALAQHLVRSLGRSAALRGGRWPWPCWPRLQMLWQLLQPPEPEPVVARELLQLSDAGLVALDWLVGPWGAAGGGGGVSSPVLLLIPNAAGKVTGGLLQLGLRALERGFIPVIFNRRGHNGCPLTTPRLQPFGDPGDLREAVTYLRCRHPCASLLAVSEGSGSGLLLAYLGESGSSSRLAAAACLSPIFRGRDWFEARMPWLYEWPLLLHLKQGLSRYAGALAEVVDTDRLLGSRSLRELEETLFCRTRSRPTSWESYWERNEPLRDADEAAVPVLCLCSADDPVRGPPARSLPRELFRSSPYFFLLLTPHGGHCGFPRRGPGRCWAHEAVLEYFRAMAEFLRMEERRKGLPRPRRWGGPPVEPPVFTWQRSYTR; this is encoded by the exons ATGCTGTCCCCGGAGGGTTTGGTGGCCGCAGCCGCGGTGCTCGTGGGGCTGGGCCTCCTAGCTTGGTGCCTTtgggcagggaggctggaggcGCCCGGAGACGTGGGAGAGGAGGACgaggaggcggaggaggaggGGATCCCCTTCATGGCCGAGGAGGGCTCGGGGCACTGCCGGCTGCTGTGCAAGCCCTCGGCTCTGGCCCAGCACCTGGTGCGGAGCTTGGGGCGCTCAGCGGCGCTGCGGGGGGGACGCTGGCCGTGGCCGTGCTGGCCCCGGCTCCAGAtgctgtggcagctcctgcagccgcCTGAGCCGGAGCCGGTGGTGGCCCgtgagctcctgcagctttccGACGCTGGGCTGGTGGCCCTGGACTGGTTGGTGGGGCCGTGGGGGGCTGCGGGTGGCGGCGGGGGGGTCTCCAGCCCGGTGCTGCTGCTCATTCCCAACGCTGCCGGGAAGGTGACgggggggctgctgcagctggggctgcggGCGCTGGAGCGGGGCTTCATCCCCGTCATCTTCAACCGCCGGGGCCACAATGGCTGCCCCCTCACCACCCCCCGGCTCCAGCCCTTCGGGGATCCCGGGGACCTGCGGGAGGCTGTGACCTACCTGCGGTGCCGGCACCCCTGTGCCTCTCTGCTGGCCGTCAGCGAGGGCTCGGGCTCGGGGCTGCTGCTCGCCTACCTGGGCGAGAGCGGCTCCTCCAGCCGCCTGGCCGCCGCCGCCTGCCTCTCCCCCATCTTCCGTGGCCGGGACTGGTTTGAGGCCAGGATGCCCTGGCTTTACGAGTGGCCGCTGCTCCTCCACCTCAAGCAGGGATTGAGCAG GTACGCGGGGGCCCTGGCCGAGGTGGTGGACACGGACAGGCTCCTGGGCAGCCGCTCGCTGCGGGAGCTGGAGGAAACCCTCTTCTGCCGGACTCGGAGCCGCCCCACCAGCTGGGAGAGCTACTGGGAGCGCAACGAGCCCCTGCGCGACGCGGACGAGGCGGCGGTGCcggtgctgtgcctgtgcagcgCCGATGACCCCGTGCGCGGCCCCCCGGCCCGGAGCCTGCCCCGGGAGCTCTTCCGCAGCAGCCCCTacttcttcctgctgctgaccCCGCACGGGGGGCACTGCGGCTTCCcccggcgggggccggggcgcTGCTGGGCCCACGAGGCCGTGCTGGAATATTTCAGGGCCATGGCCGAGTTCCTGaggatggaggagaggaggaaggggtTGCCGCGGCCCCGCAGGTGGGGTGGTCCCCCGGTCGAGCCCCCCGTGTTCACCTGGCAGAGGTCCTACACGCGGTAG
- the TAOK1 gene encoding serine/threonine-protein kinase TAO1, with translation MPSTSRAGSLKDPEIAELFFKEDPEKLFTDLREIGHGSFGAVYFARDVRTNEVVAIKKMSYSGKQSNEKWQDIIKEVKFLQRIKHPNSIEYKGCYLREHTAWLVMEYCLGSASDLLEVHKKPLQEVEIAAITHGALQGLAYLHSHNMIHRDIKAGNILLTEPGQVKLADFGSASIASPANSFVGTPYWMAPEVILAMDEGQYDGKVDVWSLGITCIELAERKPPLFNMNAMSALYHIAQNESPTLQSNEWSDYFRNFVDSCLQKIPQDRPTSEELLKHMFVLRERPETVLIDLIQRTKDAVRELDNLQYRKMKKLLFQEAHNGPAVETQEEEEEQDHGVGRTGTVNSVGSNQSIPSMSISASSQSSSVNSLPDASDDKSELDMMEGDHTVMSNSSVIHLKPEEENYREESDPRTRASEPQSPPQVSRHKSHYRNREHFATIRTASLVTRQMQEHEQDSELREQMSGYKRMRRQHQKQLMALENKLKAEMDEHRLRLDKDLETQRNNFAAEMEKLIKKHQAAMEKEAKVMANEEKKFQQHIQAQQKKELNSFLESQKREYKLRKEQLKEELNENQSTPKKEKQEWLSKQKENIQHFQAEEEANLLRRQRQYLELECRRFKRRMLLGRHNLEQDLVREELNKRQTQKDLEHAMLLRQHESMQELEFRHLSTIQKMRCELIRLQHQTELTNQLEYNKRRERELRRKHVMEVRQQPKSLKSKELQIKKQFQDTCKIQTRQYKALRNHLLETTPKSEHKAVLKRLKEEQTRKLAILAEQYDHSINEMLSTQALRLDEAQEAECQVLKMQLQQELELLNAYQSKIKMQAEAQHDRELRDLEQRVSLRRALLEQKIEEEMLALQNERTERIRSLLERQAREIEAFDSESMRLGFSNMVLSNLSPEAFSHSYPGASGWSHNPTGGAGPHWGHPMGGPPQAWGHPMQGGPQPWGHPSGPMQGVPRSSAIGVRNSPQALRRTASGGRTEQGMSRSTSVTSQISNGSHMSYT, from the exons GCACGTGATGTGCGCACCAATGAAGTGGTGGCCATCAAGAAAATGTCATATAGTGGGAAGCAGTCCAATGAG AAATGGCAGGATATTATTAAGGAAGTCAAGTTCCTCCAAAGAATAAAACACCCCAACAGTATAGAATACAAAGGCTGCTATCTGCGGGAGCATACAGCATGG CTTGTTATGGAATATTGTTTAGGATCAGCATCAGACTTACTAGAAG TTCATAAAAAGCCATTGCAAGAAGTGGAAATAGCAGCAATTACCCATGGTGCTCTCCAGGGATTAGCATATTTGCATTCTCACAATATGATCCATAG AGATATCAAGGCAGGGAACATCCTGCTGacagagccaggacaggtgaAACTTGCTGACTTTGGGTCTGCTTCCATAGCATCTCCTGCCAACTCATTTGTGGGGACGCCATATTG GATGGCCCCAGAAGTGATTTTAGCCATGGATGAAGGGCAGTATGATGGAAAAGTAGATGTTTGGTCTCTTGGAATTACCTGTATTGAGTTAG CGGAAAGGAAGCCTCCTTTGTTTAACATGAACGCAATGAGTGCCTTATATCACATAGCGCAGAATGAATCCCCTACACTACAGTCTAATGAATG GTCTGATTATTTTCGAAACTTCGTAGATTCTTGCCTCCAGAAAATTCCTCAAGACAGGCCTACATCAGAGGAGCTTCTGAAG CACATGTTTGTTCTTCGAGAGCGGCCTGAAACAGTGTTAATAGACCTGATTCAGAGAACAAAGGATGCAGTGAGAGAACTGGACAACCTGCAGTATCGTAAAATGAAGAAGCTCCTCTTCCAGGAGGCCCACAATGGCCCTGCAGTGGAaacacaggaggaggaggag GAACAAGATCATGGCGTGGGCAGGACGGGAACAGTGAACAGTGTCGGAAGTAATCAGTCCATTCCTAGTATGTCTATCAGTGCCAGTAGCCAAAGCAGTAGTGTTAACAGTCTTCCAGATGCCTCGGATGATAAGAGCGAGCTGGATATGATGGAGGGGGACCACACCGTGATGTCAAATAGCTCTGTCATTCATTTAAAACCG GAGGAAGAGAACTACAGAGAGGAGTCGGATCCTCGGACAAGGGCATCAGAACCCCAGTCTCCTCCCCAAGTGTCTCGCCACAAGTCTCATTATCGGAACCGAGAGCACTTTGCTACCATACGCACAGCGTCGCTG GTGACAAGGCAAATGCAGGAACATGAGCAAGACTCTGAGCTCCGAGAGCAGATGTCTGGCTATAAACGTATGAGAAGGCAGCACCAGAAGCAACTGATGGCATTAGAGAATAAACTGAAGGCAGAGATGGACGAGCACCGCCTCAGGTTGGACAAAGATCTCGAAACACAGCGTAAcaattttgctgcagaaatggaaaagctaATTAAAAAGCACCAAGCTGCCATGGAAAAAGAG GCTAAAGTGATGGCAAATGAAGAGAAGAAGTTCCAACAGCATATTCAGGCCcaacagaaaaaagaattgAACAGTTTCCTGGAGTCTCAGAAGAGAGAATATAAACTGCGTaaagagcagctgaaagag GAGCTGAATGAAAACCAGAGCACtccaaagaaggaaaagcaggagtggCTCTCTAAGCAGAAGGAGAACATCCAGCATTTCCAGGCAGAAGAAGAGGCCAACTTACTGAGGCGTCAGAGGCAGTACTTGGAGCTGGAGTGTCGCCGCTTCAAGAGACGGATGCTCCTGGGCCGCCATAACCTGGAGCAGGACCTGGTTCGAGAG GAGCTAAACAAAAGGCAGACACAGAAGGACCTGGAGCACGCCATGCTGCTGCGTCAGCACGAGTccatgcaggagctggagttCCGCCATCTCAGCACCATCCAGAAGATGCGCTGCGAGCTGATCCGGCTCCAGCACCAGACCGAGCTCACCAACCAGCTGGAGTACAACAAGCGCCGCGAGCGGGAGCTGCGGCGCAAGCACGTCATGGAGGTCCGGCAGCAGCCCAAGAGCCTGAAG TCAAAAGAACTACAGATAAAGAAGCAGTTTCAGGATACATGCAAGATCCAAACCAGACAGTACAAAGCACTGAGAAACCATCTGCTGGAGACCACGCCAAAGAGTGAACATAAAGCTGTCCTCAAACGGCTCAAGGAGGAGCAGACCCGGAAGCTGGCTATCCTGGCTGAGCAGTATGATCACAGCATTAATGAAATGCTCTCTACACAAGCT CTGCGTTTGGATGAGGCACAGGAAGCAGAGTGCCAGGTTTTGaagatgcagctgcagcaagaaTTGGAGCTGCTGAACGCATATCAGAGTAAAATCAAGATGCAGGCAGAAGCCCAGCACGATCGGGAGCTGCGTGATCTTGAGCAGAGGGTGTCCCTCCGCCGGGCCCTCCTGGAGCAGAAG aTTGAGGAGGAGATGCTGGCGTTGCAGAACGAGCGCACCGAGCGGATACGAAGCCTGCTGGAGCGTCAAGCTCGCGAGATCGAAGCCTTTGACTCAGAAAGCATGAGGCTAGGTTTTAGTAATATGGTTCTTTCTAATCTCTCCCCCGAGGCGTTCAGCCACAGCTACCCGGGAGCTTCTGGCTGGTCCCACAATCCTACTGGGGGTGCAGGACCTCACTGGGGTCATCCCATGGGTGGCCCACCGCAAGCTTGGGGCCATCCAATGCAAGGTGGACCTCAGCCATGGGGTCACCCCTCGGGGCCCATGCAGGGGGTACCTCGAAGTAGTGCTATAGGGGTCCGCAACAGCCCCCAGGCTCTGAGGCGGACAGCTTCTGGGGGACGGACGGAGCAGGGCATGAGCAGGAGCACAAGTGTTACTTCACAAATATCCAATGGTTCACACATGTCTTATACATAA